The DNA sequence TCAGGCAGTAGCTAAAGCCCTTATTAGGCCTTTTTGCGGGTGCAAATATAATAGCCTTATTTTTAAAATACCAAACCGATTACCAAAAAATATGCCTTCAGTTTAAAATAAGCCCGATTTGACTGTCTTACAACGAGATGCATATTAATACCAAATCGATATTAAATTTGCATAATTCCATTAACTTTGAGCATATTCCGTAATGTAAGCTATGAGTGTTTTAACCAAGTCAATATCTATAAAACCATTTGTTTTAAAACTATGCCTGAGCATTTTTTGCCTTTTTTGTGCACTGCATGCACAGGCACAATACGATACTTTGGTCGTAAAAGGAAACGGCTTGCTGTTGCTCAATGAAACCAAAGTACAGATAGAATCGGCCAAAATGCTCGACGATATTTATGATTTCAAATTTGAAGATGTAGATCGTGAGTATATCCACCTTAAAGAAAAATATGGCTGGCATCCACTGCCTTATTTTCTGAGGGGACTGGCAGAGTGGTGGAAAATTACGGTGAATTTTGAAGATAAATCGCAGGATCCCGTTTTTCAGGCCTATATGGATACCTCCATTGTATATGCCAGAAAGCTGTACGAATATGAGCGGACTTCCCTCGAGGGGGCTTTTTTCCTCTCTGCGGCCTATGCTTTTGAGGCGCGCCTGCTCTCTGAGCGCAAGGAGTGGACCAAGGCGGCAAATATTGCCAAGCAGGCGCTCAACTATCTTGAGATTTGTAAGGGAAAAGGGGGGATGAGCCCAGAGCTGCTTTTCGGAGATGGGTTGTATAATTACTATGCTGAGTGGATTCCCGAAAATTATGCCATGCTCAAACCGATCATGTGGTTTTTCCCGAAAGGGGATAAGGACCTGGGGATTCGGCAACTTACGGAGGTGACCCAAACGGCCTTTTTTACCCGTACAGAAGGGCAGATATTCCTGATGAGGATGCTTGCTGGTGATGGCAAAGATTTGCAGCGGGCCACGCAAATCAGCGAATACCTTCATAAAACATATCAGGATAACCCTTACTTTGAGCGGTATCTTGCACGAATGCTGTATTCTACGGCTCGCTACGATCAAATGGAAGAAGTGTGCTTTTCAATCCTCAATAAGATTGAACAGAAGAAATACGGTTACAGTGCTGACGACGGGCGCTATGCGGCTTTTTTCCTCGGTCAGCTTTATCACGCCCGGATGATGTATGTTGAATCTGAGAAATATTATCAGATGACGGTCAACTTTGTGAAACAGAATGAAGCCTACGATATGGGCTATTTTCATTATGCTTTATTGGGGCTGATGGATATTTCTGGAAAACAAGGCGATTATTCCAAAGCAAAAGAGTACTACAAACAGTTGAAGAAATATGCCAAACGCGGAGACGCTGTTTCGAAGGCCGCCCGCATGAGAATCAAGCGGTATAAAAAGATGGCCAAGAAGTAGCCTGTGGCGCTTTGGCTGGTTTTAGATTTTCAGATTTGTCAAATAAATAAGAATATGACTGCCGAGGCTTTTTTGAACTATACGATCTGTCAACAATGCGATGTTTTGTGGGAGAAATCAGAGTTGTTGTTTATGCAATTGCGTGACCAGTGTGTGTGCCAGTTGTTTCTTCTTTATGATTTCTTTGTGGAGGTTTCCTTTCAGCAAGGGGGCTATTTGATCTCTTCCATCGCGGCTTATGATGCGAGCACCGTGGCCGAAGAGTATTGGGATCAGATAGGTTAAAAGATGACGTCGTCTATGGGGCAATGGGCTATTGTATGACTGACATTTCGTGAATGAACCTCAACTCATTTCAAAATAATGTACCCAATAGATAGTCCACGCAACATTATTCTCTCAACTATTTGGTCTTAATGCGATAATCATCAATTGTTATCGCATCATTTTTATCCGCAGATTAATGTGATTGAAAGGATTTGATTTTCCTGAAAAAAGGTGACTGATGATCGGTGATCTGAAAGGTGAAATTTACCTTTTATCAAGCACTGATCATCAGTCAAGTTTTACAAATTATCCTCGGCGGCAAATCTGTTTAAAATCGCAATAGGTGCATTTGTGCTCATCTTCCGTTTGGTAAAAAGGGATTTCACTGTTGAACAACTCATTCATCAGGAGCTGCATATGGTTCATCACTTCGGGCATCATTGGACGCGCATCTTTAATGCGTGTTTTTTTGAGCTTCAAATGATAGTCAAAATTATTGGAGAACATCTCACGGATCGCATATACCGCTGGAACAATTTCGTGGTTGGTGTCTGGGTAATTATGATCGTAAAGCATACTGTAAAGTAAGGTCTGCAAAGCGACTTTGGAGCGCTTGGTTTTTTTACGGTCAAAAAGGTCCTCAACGGCAGGGAAGCTGGTGTCGTCCTTCCCTGTTTTATAGTCCAGAATCCGCAGCTGTTTTCCCTTTAAGTCCACACGGTCGATGCTTCCAGAAATTTTCATGTCATATTTCTTTCCTTCATACTGAAAGGGCACCTTAATGAATTTATTGCGCCCCATCTCCAGTCCGACAATTTCAAAAGGAGCATAAGCGATGTCGGTTTCCAGGATTTTTTCGCCCATTTTATTGAGCATCTCATTCACAATCACATTATTCCCTGCCAGTTTCAGGTGCTGATCGCTGTTGATTTTATAATGTTCCCTGATGCCTTTTTCAATTTCAAAAGGCAGCGATTTCATCAGTTCCTCTTTAATTTGCTTCGGCATGATGGTGTTGGAGTTTGTCCTTTTCATCAAGCCTTTATAAAGCGCCTCGAGTGCATTATGGAGAATTGTCCCTGTGGCGGCCATATCGAGCTCCTCCTTGAGTTCCTCCTTTTCCTTGAGCTGGGCAATGTATCGGAAATAGAAGCGCAGTGGGCAGTCGAGAAATGTATTGATCGCCGAGGGGGAAAGTGGGTACTCTTTCGTTATGTAGCGTTCTTTCAGAATCTCCATGACCTGCCCTTTTTTCTCTATCGCAATGGCTTCGGCCTGTTTTACTTTCGGCTCCAGCGCCAACACTTTTTCTTTCAGTTTGAAAGGTGACTCAAAACGCAGTTGATAAAGATATCGACTTTCCTCTCCTTTGTAGTTGCCGTCTGTTTCTGTATTGTGAATCATGTACATTTTTTTACAGCGCTGTGCCAGGCGGTAAAACAGATAGGCGTACATGGCATCGTGTTGCTCGAAAGTAGGCAGGTGAAATGCCTTGCGGAGATTGTAGGGGATGAAAGAGTTTTTGGAAGCGGCCTGCGGAAAAGCTCCTTCATTCATAGACATGATAATCACCTGATCAAAATCCAGGTTACGGGTTTCCAGTACCCCCATAATTTGCAAGCCGAGAAGAGGCTCTCCACTGAACGGAACACGAACGCCCTGAACCACCTGGCGGAGCAGGCGGATGAAGGTTTCCATTTGTAAATTCATGGTATGTGTAGCCATGAGGTCTTCCAGCTTTTTCAGCTCTTTATATAACTTCAGTACAAATTCCTGTTCAGGCGCTGCATCTTCAAACTCCTCGGTAAGTACAGATTTGTTGATGAACAGCAATAGCTTGGTCAGGTATTCACTAAAATGAGCCACATCAGGGGCTTTATAGAACAGCGCATCGAAAATCGGCAACTGCATTTCCTGAAACAGAAACAGGGGAACCAAAGATTGATTTCGGTGAATGATGGCCTTTTTTAGTTCAAGAATTTTCTCCTGGGCGTCTTCTGCGACAGATTGACTCAGGTAGGGGTGATCCAGCAGTTCCAAAGCCACTTTATATGGAAACAGCGGCCCTTCAGTGGCGCCCTGTTGCAATCGGCAGACCAGCTCAAAGAAGGTGTACAGCGCAGTGTTGCGCAATGGATAACCCATTGTTACGTTCAGGCTCTTGAAGTCCTCAGGCACGCTGTGAAGTACCGAGAAAAGCATGTGCTCCTGCGGGATGATGACGGCCGTTTTTTCTTCTTCAAAAGTTTCCCCACGTGCAAGGATTTTGGCTTTGATTTCCGAAAGGATATCGCCGGTTAATTTGGTTTGTCCGACCTCGAGGGGTACGCCAATGATCTCGACAGGAAATTCCTCCTCTTTCTTTTGTGCAATAAAGTGATCTGGTGCACGGTCTGGGTAAGGGTTATTGTCGGAAGGGGAATAAATTGGAGGAAGGGTTTTGCCCAGGATCGGATCTTGTCGGTATTCCCGCAGAAATCGCCCTGCTTCCTGGGCGTAATCTTCATAATAGTAGCGGTCAAGGTCCCAGTAGATTTTAGCATCTTCTTTCTCTACAAAATGAGAAATAATGCGCTGCTCTGTGGTGGTAAGGGCATTGAAGCCCGCAAAGATAATGGTGCCGTACTGGTGGCTGAAATCGTCTTGTTTGATGATCTCCAATACCGACTGGTGAATCATGCCACTGTATCCCATGCCTTTTTCCCGCAGTCGCTGCTGAAAAGCACGGTGAATAGTTGGCAGCTTCTCCCACAGCTCCTGAAACTGTTCCGCCTGTTGTAGATTTTTATCTTTGAAACTCGACCAGAACTGCGTTACGAGGGCTTTTTCCTCCTCGGAAAGGTAATCGAATTGCTGATCGATCGCTTTCAGCTCGGCCACATTTTTGAGCAGGTGCTCACTCTCAACCATGTATTTGTCGAGGTCTTCAAAATCTTTGAGAAGCATTTGTCCCCAAAAATAAAACTGATCGAAAGATTCCTGCTGCGCCTCAGGATTTGTGCCGTACATCACTTCCTGAAATACATGGAAAAGCTCGAAATTGAGCGCCAGGGGATCCTGGCTTTTCAATGGAGAGATATTCTGGATGAAATCATCGATACTGATGACATTCGGCGACCATACCGCTTTGTCGATCTGCTGTGAGAGGGCCTTGCGCAGGAACAGTCCGGCACGACGGTTAGGGAAAATCAGGGTGATTTTTTCCAGCTCAGGATAATCCCTGAGGATGTTTTCAGCAATTTGAGAGAGGAAAGAACTTTGCGACATGATCAATTTCTATTGGGTATGGATGCAAGCAACAGCCATACAGGAACAATTTAGTTGAAAGGAAAAAACCACCCTGAAAATACTTCAGCGTGGTTTCTATCATTTATTTTTCTTTTTTGAGAACACGGACACCCACAGCAACAATGTTGGGTAGGCTGGTGCCTTCATTGCGGACAAACTGCTGCAATTTCAGACGGTAGCCACCACGGTGGGGGAAGCGGAAATCGGTCTTGAGCGCAAACTCATGATCGTAGATGTCGCCCATTCCTTTACCCAGTGGCCTGCCAGTGGTGGCATCAAAAAGGTCTTTTTTGAGCAGTTCAGAATCCAAAACCTGACCAGTGCTGTCTTCGAGCGTATAGGTCAGGTAAATGTTGTGCTTCGGGTACTCCAGCGTATTCCTGATCAAGCAGGTGACGTCGTAAGTTTCCGCAGGATCAGCAATGGAGAAATCAAAAACAGGTGCGTCCTGATCTTGCCACTGCTGGTCTTCAAATTTATGCATCGCCTCATAGACATGGTTCGGGCCACAAGCCCAACAGCATGTTAGCAGGGCGAAGATGATTATCTTTGAGCACTTCATCAATCGTTGCTGTTATTACTGTTGGTGTTCGGTTTTGGTCCTCGGTTATTTGGCTTGCGTCGACGGTTGAAGTTGCGTCGGCGTTTTTGCTCTCCGCCTTCTTTAGCCACCTTAGCGCCACCTTCCGCCGAAGCATCTTTGGGGCTTTGTGCATCAGATTGCTGCGGGCGCATTTTTTGCCTTGGAGGGATCGCTGTTCCTTTACCGTCGGTTTTTGCCTCAGGTTTTTGGTTGTGCTGTCCCTGTTGTGTTTTCTGCTCTTTATTGCCTTCAGGTCTTCTTCGCTGTGGTCGAGCTTGTCGGCGGCGGTTGTTCGGACGGTCGTTGTTACGGTTGCCCTTATCTTCCTGCTCACCTGATCGGCCCTCGGCGTTAGTCCTGTTATTTTGGCCCTGTGCTCCCTGATCTTCAGGCTTTTTCCTGCGCTTTTTCTTTCTGCGCTTCGGCTCTGCGTTGCTGTACTTTTTATCGAGTTTGTCGAGGTCACTCGCAAAGGCGCCTTGCGTATCAATGGCTTGTTGCACATCCGACTCAAGTGTTGCAGGGAATTTTCCGTTTTTGTTCATGCGGATAATCTCCAGAACACGATCAATCGGAATAGAATACCATGAGTTTTCACTCTCGTAACCGAACCACATGATTCGGCGGAAAATATCCGTTTTCTGCAGGCGTGCTTCTCCCTTTTCCGTCACCAGTGGTACGGTAATTTCAGGAATATGCTGCAATGCTTCGAGATAGGTTTCCAGCTCGTAATTCAGGCAACATTTCAAACGGCCACACTGCCCAGAAAGCTTACTTGGATTTAGCGAAAGGTTTTGGTAACGGGCAGAGGAAGTGGAGACACTTTTGAATTCATTCAACCAAGTCGAACAACAGAGCTCACGACCACAAGAGCCAATACCGCCCAATCGACCTGCTTCTTGACGCAAGCTGATCTGACGCATCTCTACACGGATTTTGAACTCCGAAGCCAGCACTTTGATCAGCTCACGGAAATCGACACGCTCATCGGCAGAATAGTAAAAGGTCGCTTTGGTATTATCTGCCTGATATTCAATGTCAGTCAGCTTCATATTCAAGCTCAAGCGCTCAATAATCTCCCTTGTACGGAACAGGGTGGGCGTTTCTCTCTTCTTAACCTCGTAAAATTTATTGAAATCTTTCTCACTCGCCACACGGTAGATTGGGCGAATCTCCTCGTTGTCCTCCACTTTTTTCTTACGCATCTGTAAGCGAACCAATTCGCCCATCATTGATACATAGCCCAAGTGGTGGCCATTGGGTACATCTACAATTACCGCCTCGCCAGTTGTGATTGGCAAGCTGTGGATATTTCTGAAAAAGTCTTTGCGTCCGTTTTTAAAGCGAACTTCTATTACATCATACTCCTTGTCCACGGGCAATTCCATATTGGAAAGCCAGTCAAAGGAATTCATTTTATTGCAACCCCCAGAACTGCAGGAGCCTTGGCTTCCACAGCCTTCAGCATGCTCATTGTCAGTCCCACAAGTGGTACATTCTTCCATAATAATTGATATATATAAAATCAGAGGTGCTACCCATGGTTCATCACGCTCCTGTTGAATTGATATGAAAATGAAAAAATGATAGGGTAGATCAGTTTATTTCAAGGTAATGATAAAATTAAGAAATATTTTGAATATAAGCTTGATTATTTTTGCTGAAGGTATTGTGGGGGGATTTGTGGCTGGGACTACCTTTGGTCTGTCACGAGAGAGACTCTCCTGATAGAGGGAATTAGGCTATCGCGAGAGCCCCTCTCGTGATAGGTGGATTCGGCCAACAAAAAAGGTCATTGCACCTGATAGTACAATGACCTTTTGTTTGATCGTTGAATTGGTTCAAGCGTCTCGCTTGGATCAATGTTATATGTATTGGGTAGTCCAAGCGGGACGCTTGAACTACAATAAGATGGTTCTATTTTTCCAACTTCAACAAATCCTGACCGATATCCTTACGGAAATTCGCTTTGTCCCAAGAGATTTTGTTTACGCCCGCATAAGCATTTTCCAAAGCGGCATTCAAGCTGTCGCCTTTACCTGTGATGTTCAACACACGGCCACCGTTGGTCAATGTTTTGCCTGCTTCCGCTTTGGTTCCTGCATGGAAAACCGTTGCCGTGTTTACATCAGCGATACCTGTGATTTCATCTCCTTTGCCATAAGCCTCAGGATAACCACCTGCTACCATTACAACGGTTGTAGCGATTTCATCATAAACCTCATAAGAAGTATTACCCAACTGACCATTGGCTGCTGCTTCCAACAAATCCAAGAAGTCCGACTTGATACGAGGGATTACTACCTGCGTCTCAGGATCACCCATACGCACATTGTACTCAATCACTTTCGGGTCGCCATTGTCATTCATCAATCCGATGAAGATGAAACCATTATAGTCGATGCCACGGTCTTGCAAACCGTTGATCGTAGGCTTTACAACGCGGTCTTCGACACGCTTCATGAATTCATCACCTGCGAAAGATACCGGAGAAACCGCACCCATACCGCCTGTGTTCAATCCTGTGTCTTGCTCACCAATACGCTTGTAATCTTTGGCCTCAGGCAAAATCACATAGTCTTTTCCGTCGGTCAAAACGAATACCGACAACTCAATACCTGTCAAGAATTCTTCTACCACAACGCTTGCTGAAGCTGCACCGAATTTGGCTTCCAACAACATCTCTTTGAAAGATGCTTTGGCGTCTTCGTGCGTTTCGCAAATCAAAACACCTTTACCCGCAGCCAGGCCGTCGGCTTTCAATACGATAGGCGTATTCATGCCGTCCAGGTAAGTCAAACCTTCCTCGATCGTTTCCGCAGTAAACGTTTGGTAAGCCGCCGTTGGGATGCCGTACTCTTGCATGAATGCTTTTGAGAAATCCTTGCTTCCTTCCAAAGTAGCACCGTCTTTCTTTGGTCCGACGATCTTCAGTTGGCTGTATTTTTCATCTGCTTCAAAGAAATCACGAACACCTTCCACCAAAGGAACCTCAGGGCCAACCACCATCAGATCGATGTTCTCTTTAAGAATGAAAGCACCCAATGCCTCGAAATCAGTAACGCCGATATTGACGTTCTCCGCGATTTCCGCTGTTCCGGCATTGCCAGGAGCAACGAACAGTCGGTCGCACTTAGGACTTTGTTTGATTTTCCAGGTGAAAGCATGCTCTCTACCTCCAGATCCAAGGATTAGGATATTCATAATAATATCGTTCTTAGTGATTGATTAAGTTGTAGCTCAGATAAGCTGACGCAAAAATAATAATAGTTATTTTTTAAGGCAGTAATTAATGAATAAACTTCAAAAAAATAATATTTGGGTTTAAACGGTAACCTCAAATGTCAATTATTGCCTTTATTTATCAAGACCATAGTCTTTTTTTAATACTGATAATGGAACGCTTTCCCCGCCATTTTCACTGTAAATAACGCCGTATTTCCTGCTGATCTCCGCTTTGGGTAATTCTTCAATACTGATGCTTACATGTATATCTTCGACA is a window from the Persicobacter psychrovividus genome containing:
- a CDS encoding tol-pal system protein YbgF — its product is MSVLTKSISIKPFVLKLCLSIFCLFCALHAQAQYDTLVVKGNGLLLLNETKVQIESAKMLDDIYDFKFEDVDREYIHLKEKYGWHPLPYFLRGLAEWWKITVNFEDKSQDPVFQAYMDTSIVYARKLYEYERTSLEGAFFLSAAYAFEARLLSERKEWTKAANIAKQALNYLEICKGKGGMSPELLFGDGLYNYYAEWIPENYAMLKPIMWFFPKGDKDLGIRQLTEVTQTAFFTRTEGQIFLMRMLAGDGKDLQRATQISEYLHKTYQDNPYFERYLARMLYSTARYDQMEEVCFSILNKIEQKKYGYSADDGRYAAFFLGQLYHARMMYVESEKYYQMTVNFVKQNEAYDMGYFHYALLGLMDISGKQGDYSKAKEYYKQLKKYAKRGDAVSKAARMRIKRYKKMAKK
- a CDS encoding PD-(D/E)XK nuclease family protein, with product MSQSSFLSQIAENILRDYPELEKITLIFPNRRAGLFLRKALSQQIDKAVWSPNVISIDDFIQNISPLKSQDPLALNFELFHVFQEVMYGTNPEAQQESFDQFYFWGQMLLKDFEDLDKYMVESEHLLKNVAELKAIDQQFDYLSEEEKALVTQFWSSFKDKNLQQAEQFQELWEKLPTIHRAFQQRLREKGMGYSGMIHQSVLEIIKQDDFSHQYGTIIFAGFNALTTTEQRIISHFVEKEDAKIYWDLDRYYYEDYAQEAGRFLREYRQDPILGKTLPPIYSPSDNNPYPDRAPDHFIAQKKEEEFPVEIIGVPLEVGQTKLTGDILSEIKAKILARGETFEEEKTAVIIPQEHMLFSVLHSVPEDFKSLNVTMGYPLRNTALYTFFELVCRLQQGATEGPLFPYKVALELLDHPYLSQSVAEDAQEKILELKKAIIHRNQSLVPLFLFQEMQLPIFDALFYKAPDVAHFSEYLTKLLLFINKSVLTEEFEDAAPEQEFVLKLYKELKKLEDLMATHTMNLQMETFIRLLRQVVQGVRVPFSGEPLLGLQIMGVLETRNLDFDQVIIMSMNEGAFPQAASKNSFIPYNLRKAFHLPTFEQHDAMYAYLFYRLAQRCKKMYMIHNTETDGNYKGEESRYLYQLRFESPFKLKEKVLALEPKVKQAEAIAIEKKGQVMEILKERYITKEYPLSPSAINTFLDCPLRFYFRYIAQLKEKEELKEELDMAATGTILHNALEALYKGLMKRTNSNTIMPKQIKEELMKSLPFEIEKGIREHYKINSDQHLKLAGNNVIVNEMLNKMGEKILETDIAYAPFEIVGLEMGRNKFIKVPFQYEGKKYDMKISGSIDRVDLKGKQLRILDYKTGKDDTSFPAVEDLFDRKKTKRSKVALQTLLYSMLYDHNYPDTNHEIVPAVYAIREMFSNNFDYHLKLKKTRIKDARPMMPEVMNHMQLLMNELFNSEIPFYQTEDEHKCTYCDFKQICRRG
- a CDS encoding gliding motility lipoprotein GldH encodes the protein MKCSKIIIFALLTCCWACGPNHVYEAMHKFEDQQWQDQDAPVFDFSIADPAETYDVTCLIRNTLEYPKHNIYLTYTLEDSTGQVLDSELLKKDLFDATTGRPLGKGMGDIYDHEFALKTDFRFPHRGGYRLKLQQFVRNEGTSLPNIVAVGVRVLKKEK
- a CDS encoding regulatory iron-sulfur-containing complex subunit RicT: MEECTTCGTDNEHAEGCGSQGSCSSGGCNKMNSFDWLSNMELPVDKEYDVIEVRFKNGRKDFFRNIHSLPITTGEAVIVDVPNGHHLGYVSMMGELVRLQMRKKKVEDNEEIRPIYRVASEKDFNKFYEVKKRETPTLFRTREIIERLSLNMKLTDIEYQADNTKATFYYSADERVDFRELIKVLASEFKIRVEMRQISLRQEAGRLGGIGSCGRELCCSTWLNEFKSVSTSSARYQNLSLNPSKLSGQCGRLKCCLNYELETYLEALQHIPEITVPLVTEKGEARLQKTDIFRRIMWFGYESENSWYSIPIDRVLEIIRMNKNGKFPATLESDVQQAIDTQGAFASDLDKLDKKYSNAEPKRRKKKRRKKPEDQGAQGQNNRTNAEGRSGEQEDKGNRNNDRPNNRRRQARPQRRRPEGNKEQKTQQGQHNQKPEAKTDGKGTAIPPRQKMRPQQSDAQSPKDASAEGGAKVAKEGGEQKRRRNFNRRRKPNNRGPKPNTNSNNSND
- the purD gene encoding phosphoribosylamine--glycine ligase; the protein is MNILILGSGGREHAFTWKIKQSPKCDRLFVAPGNAGTAEIAENVNIGVTDFEALGAFILKENIDLMVVGPEVPLVEGVRDFFEADEKYSQLKIVGPKKDGATLEGSKDFSKAFMQEYGIPTAAYQTFTAETIEEGLTYLDGMNTPIVLKADGLAAGKGVLICETHEDAKASFKEMLLEAKFGAASASVVVEEFLTGIELSVFVLTDGKDYVILPEAKDYKRIGEQDTGLNTGGMGAVSPVSFAGDEFMKRVEDRVVKPTINGLQDRGIDYNGFIFIGLMNDNGDPKVIEYNVRMGDPETQVVIPRIKSDFLDLLEAAANGQLGNTSYEVYDEIATTVVMVAGGYPEAYGKGDEITGIADVNTATVFHAGTKAEAGKTLTNGGRVLNITGKGDSLNAALENAYAGVNKISWDKANFRKDIGQDLLKLEK